Proteins co-encoded in one Caloenas nicobarica isolate bCalNic1 chromosome 19, bCalNic1.hap1, whole genome shotgun sequence genomic window:
- the LOC135996685 gene encoding sterile alpha motif domain-containing protein 1-like, whose product MAAPTEHPRPYGVMAAPVRRPPYSWQQQSDPDAARPPAAPTPVTPPSPPAELSLGRSCPAANRSAGVRRDPDTRRAPAAPGRGRSQRPPQPPEAPPAHAALEPEMLQPLGQTSLGRRKGGGSRKKQKEPGMHRAARHGSHPTSNPAAP is encoded by the exons ATGGCGGCCCCCACGGAGCACCCGCGGCCGTACGGCGTCATGGCGGCGCCCGTCCGGAGGCCGCCGTACAGCTGG CAACAACAAAGCGACCCCGACGCTGCCAgaccaccagcagcacccacgCCTGTAACTCCGCCATCGCCCCCAGCCGAGCTGAGCCTCGGCCGCTCCTGCCCCGCAGCGAACCGGAGTGCCGGGGTGCGGAGAGACCCCGACACACGGCGAGcgccggcggccccggggcggggaaGGAGCCAGCGGCCCCCGCAGCCTCCGGAGGCCCCGCCCGCTCACGCCGCG CTGGAGCCAGagatgctgcagcccctgggacaAACCTCTCTGGGCCGTCGGAAGGGAGGAGGCTCCCGCAAGAAGCAGAAGGAACCAGGAATGCACAGGGCCGCCCGCCACGGCTCTCACCCCACCTCAAACCCTGCAGCTCCATGA